DNA from Selenomonadales bacterium:
AGCTGTTTGATACACTTATCATTGCTGTTTTTTGTAATCCGAATAAAAAACCTCTTTTTACGATGGAAGAGAGGGTAGAGATGCTCAAAGAAGCAACGGCACATATTCCGAATATTCGTATCGACGCATTTTCGGGACTGTTGGCAGACTATGTGAGAGAACAAGGTGCTTGTGCGATCGTGCGCGGATTGCGCACGGCGACCGATTTTGAATATGAGATGCAGCGTGATCTTTTTATGCAGCATGCTGCAAGCGATATCGAAACAGTCTATTTGATGGCTGGCGGCGCATATTCGTTCGTTAGTTCGTCCGGAATTAAGGAAATGGCGAAATTTCATGGACCAATAAAAGGACTTGTGCCTGTTAATGTAGAACAAAGAATAATAGAAAAATATAAAAATGCTTAAAATGGAAAGTGGGGATACATATGGCAATAGAAGAGATCTTGGACGAAATAGAGAATCTGGTAGCGGCCAGTTCTCGTTTTCCGTTGAGCAATAAAAGAGTGATTCAAGAAGATGCGTTGATTCGTCTGGTAGATGATGTGCGCAGATCGTTGCCGCAAGTATTGCAGGATGCGGCACGTGTTATGAAGGATAAAGAAAAGATACTTGATGATGCAAGAAAAGAAGGCGAAAAATTAAAAGAGCAAGCACGTGTCTATGCGGTTACTTTAGTTGAAGAACATGCTATTGTGAAGCAGGCTGAAAAAAGAGCCGAAGAGATCGATGCAGAAGCTCGTCGTGTAGCGCACGAAATGGAAATGAGCATGGCGAACTATGCAGATACTGTGCTTGATCGTGTGGAAACCAACTTGCAGAAGGCTTTGCAGGTCGTG
Protein-coding regions in this window:
- the coaD gene encoding pantetheine-phosphate adenylyltransferase, with product LFDTLIIAVFCNPNKKPLFTMEERVEMLKEATAHIPNIRIDAFSGLLADYVREQGACAIVRGLRTATDFEYEMQRDLFMQHAASDIETVYLMAGGAYSFVSSSGIKEMAKFHGPIKGLVPVNVEQRIIEKYKNA
- a CDS encoding ATPase, giving the protein MAIEEILDEIENLVAASSRFPLSNKRVIQEDALIRLVDDVRRSLPQVLQDAARVMKDKEKILDDARKEGEKLKEQARVYAVTLVEEHAIVKQAEKRAEEIDAEARRVAHEMEMSMANYADTVLDRVETNLQKALQVVQQTHADFRQKYSEK